A genomic region of Haliotis asinina isolate JCU_RB_2024 chromosome 1, JCU_Hal_asi_v2, whole genome shotgun sequence contains the following coding sequences:
- the LOC137292062 gene encoding probable serine/threonine-protein kinase fhkD isoform X2, producing the protein MIFLLPFVFLGGWLNQAGSLVLTSSPMTATDGEVFTLTCNSNTSGGQDRQWKRDSYLLFTTTQGFSSPRVANNDIFKRYLSGRVNIVSCDATQHNVTLRINSTIDNGSAWQCVDNGSSQRSNTLTINVHVSKTSPFSTSATTSSTTFTTFTSTSATTTTTTNNNNNNNNNNNNNNNNNNNNNNNKAHGRPISMPGSTTATTTNRSTGQSDTIAIAVGAAGGAVAVIAAVIVAAVCIRNRRRSVDDTVRDKSRRERNPSRNAEMLTESGVTGEDEKVMMDNIIYTSSSEVVPAEYSAQGHNQADKVVQDNILYTSASDIAPADYRTEVPNPVGKDVYTEVKKVKTNADEHEVTDMYAKPHKGRKETPNADMYAQVNKVKSREGTSGTTCENNIEDMYAKPQKDKRNVKSNADTD; encoded by the exons ATGATTTTTCTACTTCCGTTTGTGTTTCTCGGTGGTTGGTTAAATCAGGCAG GTTCCTTAGTCCTTACAAGTTCCCCCATGACAGCGACAGACGGAGAAGTCTTCACCCTGACTTGTAACAGTAATACAAGTGGGGGACAAGATAGACAGTGGAAGAGAGATAGTTACCTACTCTTCACCACAACACAAGGTTTCTCCAGTCCCCGTGTAGCCAACAATGACATCTTCAAGAGGTATCTGTCAGGACGTGTCAATATTGTGAGCTGTGATGCCACACAACACAACGTGACTCTCAGGATCAACTCCACAATAGACAATGGATCTGCGTGGCAGTGTGTGGATAATGGGAGCAGTCAGAGGAGCAACACGTTGACAATAA ATGTTCATGTGTCAAAGACGTCACCTTTCTCAACATCAGccaccacatcatccaccacATTTACTACATTCACCAGCACAagcgccaccaccaccaccaccaccaacaacaacaacaacaacaacaacaacaacaacaacaacaacaacaacaacaacaacaacaacaacaacaaagccCATGGAAGACCAATATCAATGCCTGGTTCCACAACCGCAACCACTACCAACAGGTCAACAG GCCAGTCAGACACCATTGCCATTGCCGTTGGAGCCGCTGGTGGAGCTGTTGCTGTCATCGCTGCTGTCATCGTCGCAGCTGTTTGTATCAGGAACAGACGTCGCTCTGTTGACG ATACTGTCAGGGATAAAAGTCGACGTGAAAGAAACCCTTCCAGAAA TGCCGAGATGCTGACTGAAAGCGGCGTGACTGGTGAAGACGAAAAAG tcatgatggACAACATCATATACACCAGTTCGTCTGAGGTAGTGCCGGCGGAATACAGTGCACAGGGTCATAATCAAGCAGATAAAG TCGTGCAGGACAATATCTTGTATACCAGTGCCTCGGATATAGCGCCGGCTGATTACCGTACTGAGGTTCCGAATCCTGTTGGTAAAG ATGTCTACACCGAAGTGAAGAAGGTGAAGACGAATGCAGACGAACATGAAGTTACTGACATGTATGCAAAACCACACAAAGGACGAAAGGAAACACCAAATGCAG ATATGTATGCCCAAGTGAATAAAGTGAAGAGCAGGGAAGGAACAAGTGGGACAACTTGTGAGAACAACATTGAGGACATGTACGCCAAACCACAGAAAGACAAACGGAATGTCAAGAGCAATGCAG atactGATTGA
- the LOC137279353 gene encoding uncharacterized protein: MQLHIIFSLVAIQTCPYVTGEVLLSMMTSSYSGCKALCVHLTHCAGYRWEVTGRMCTLTSTPHSDQTRDVFVRVDGSSHSIIGNVQILSTRVCEDRPCREDEVCVPVTSGTAQICLMAPPRDMTSSTSTQTSYASLPTSVGVSSRPETDLSVATSPTTVEHTIVDTTNTISAWITSLSYVGTVKSSTTTSSTTKTPIPTTTTTTITTTATTTTTTTTTTTATTTPTTTTAPATTAVSVTYIGCYQDKKNRLLPNAKTTNKGLTTQICFLHCHDKGYKYFGTQNKRECYCGNVIKDGYAMVSDAQCSSNCAGDPETKCGGTWRISVREILVKT; encoded by the exons ATGCAGTTACATATTATCTTCTCTCTAGTTGCCATACAAACCTGCCCATATGTGACCGGTGAGGTGCTCTTGTCTATGATGACCTCATCTTATAGTGGATGTAAAGCCTTGTGTGTCCATCTCACCCACTGTGCCGGATACAGATGGGAGGTGACAGGAAGGATGTGTACCCTTACCTCCACCCCACACAGTGACCAAACAAGAGATGTTTTTGTCAGGGTCGATGGGTCAAGCCATTCCATCATCGGTAACGTCCAG ATACTTTCCACACGCGTCTGTGAAGACCGGCCTTGTAGAGAAGATGAAGTGTGCGTCCCTGTGACGTCAGGCACAGCTCAAATATGTCTGATGGCGCCACCTCGTGACATGACTTCGTCCACATCTACCCAAACATCATATGCATCCCTGCCTACGTCAGTTGGTGTTTCTAGCAGGCCTGAAACTGATCTCTCTGTCGCAACTTCGCCGACTACTGTAGAACACACTATTGTCGACACGACTAATACAATATCAGCGTGGATTACTTCACTTAGTTATGTGGGAACAGTTAAATCATCTACCACTACCTCTTCTACTACTAAAACTCCTATacctactaccaccaccaccaccattactactactgctactactactactactactaccaccaccaccactgctactacaACGCCGACAACTACTACTGCCCCTGCAACAACCGCTGTATCAG TCACGTACATTGGATGCTACCAAGACAAGAAGAACAGATTGCTGCCAAACGCAAAGACCACAAACAAAGGTTTGACGACTCAAATCTGCTTCCTGCATTGCCACGACAAAGGATACAAATACTTTGGAACACAA AACAAAAGAGAATGTTACTGTGGAAACGTCATTAAGGATGGCTACGCGATGGTATCAGATGCTCAATGTTCATCAAACTGCGCTGGGGATCCAGAGACTAAATGTGGGGGTACGTGGAGGATCTCGGTCCGTGAAATCCTTGTTAAGACATAG
- the LOC137292062 gene encoding probable serine/threonine-protein kinase fhkD isoform X1 — MIFLLPFVFLGGWLNQAGSLVLTSSPMTATDGEVFTLTCNSNTSGGQDRQWKRDSYLLFTTTQGFSSPRVANNDIFKRYLSGRVNIVSCDATQHNVTLRINSTIDNGSAWQCVDNGSSQRSNTLTINITAHQTTVTTKTNAASVTTATDIDIASTGSPDVHVSKTSPFSTSATTSSTTFTTFTSTSATTTTTTNNNNNNNNNNNNNNNNNNNNNNNKAHGRPISMPGSTTATTTNRSTGQSDTIAIAVGAAGGAVAVIAAVIVAAVCIRNRRRSVDDTVRDKSRRERNPSRNAEMLTESGVTGEDEKVMMDNIIYTSSSEVVPAEYSAQGHNQADKVVQDNILYTSASDIAPADYRTEVPNPVGKDVYTEVKKVKTNADEHEVTDMYAKPHKGRKETPNADMYAQVNKVKSREGTSGTTCENNIEDMYAKPQKDKRNVKSNADTD; from the exons ATGATTTTTCTACTTCCGTTTGTGTTTCTCGGTGGTTGGTTAAATCAGGCAG GTTCCTTAGTCCTTACAAGTTCCCCCATGACAGCGACAGACGGAGAAGTCTTCACCCTGACTTGTAACAGTAATACAAGTGGGGGACAAGATAGACAGTGGAAGAGAGATAGTTACCTACTCTTCACCACAACACAAGGTTTCTCCAGTCCCCGTGTAGCCAACAATGACATCTTCAAGAGGTATCTGTCAGGACGTGTCAATATTGTGAGCTGTGATGCCACACAACACAACGTGACTCTCAGGATCAACTCCACAATAGACAATGGATCTGCGTGGCAGTGTGTGGATAATGGGAGCAGTCAGAGGAGCAACACGTTGACAATAA ATATTACGGCACATCAAACAACAGTAACGACAAAAACCAATGCAGCTTCAGTCACAACAGCGACAGACATAGATATTGCTTCGACTGGATCACCAG ATGTTCATGTGTCAAAGACGTCACCTTTCTCAACATCAGccaccacatcatccaccacATTTACTACATTCACCAGCACAagcgccaccaccaccaccaccaccaacaacaacaacaacaacaacaacaacaacaacaacaacaacaacaacaacaacaacaacaacaacaacaaagccCATGGAAGACCAATATCAATGCCTGGTTCCACAACCGCAACCACTACCAACAGGTCAACAG GCCAGTCAGACACCATTGCCATTGCCGTTGGAGCCGCTGGTGGAGCTGTTGCTGTCATCGCTGCTGTCATCGTCGCAGCTGTTTGTATCAGGAACAGACGTCGCTCTGTTGACG ATACTGTCAGGGATAAAAGTCGACGTGAAAGAAACCCTTCCAGAAA TGCCGAGATGCTGACTGAAAGCGGCGTGACTGGTGAAGACGAAAAAG tcatgatggACAACATCATATACACCAGTTCGTCTGAGGTAGTGCCGGCGGAATACAGTGCACAGGGTCATAATCAAGCAGATAAAG TCGTGCAGGACAATATCTTGTATACCAGTGCCTCGGATATAGCGCCGGCTGATTACCGTACTGAGGTTCCGAATCCTGTTGGTAAAG ATGTCTACACCGAAGTGAAGAAGGTGAAGACGAATGCAGACGAACATGAAGTTACTGACATGTATGCAAAACCACACAAAGGACGAAAGGAAACACCAAATGCAG ATATGTATGCCCAAGTGAATAAAGTGAAGAGCAGGGAAGGAACAAGTGGGACAACTTGTGAGAACAACATTGAGGACATGTACGCCAAACCACAGAAAGACAAACGGAATGTCAAGAGCAATGCAG atactGATTGA